The DNA region AATAGTCAAGTTCACGGGCAGTAAATGTATCCTCTTGTGCCATTATGAAAATGTCGGGTCCATTAGGAAATCCTAACAGGTCCGCTATCTCACGATGGTTAAAATGATAAGTGTACCCAAAAAGCCTAAATGATACTCGACCTCTATTGAATCTCATCCCTTGGTTAGGGTCATAGAAAAAGGAACTTAGGAATTCTAGTGTTAGCTTATGGTAGGTTGAGAATTTCTTCCTAATAAAGCCTTCCCATCTAAGTTGGTTGAACATAAAATTGATGCTCTCTCCTATACCTAGGGTAGACATGGTAGGTTGATCggtctccaattctacttgttttctgacactcatttGACACAAATTCACGAAGTCGATAACATATTATTCTATATGTTATGTTATTTTGTTTAAGTAAATTAGTTGTTTGCATTTCTATTCAATTTTGATATGTATCTTTGGTTTGCGTcattatactccattttatgtctcCTTGTGGTAGTTTGATtggtttcaggtgtaagcaaGAATACCCAAGGACTCGCCAAGGGAATCTGACGTTCCGGGCTCGTCGGAAGAAGAAATTTGATGGTACAATAGCCCTGACACAGCCACCCGTGTTGCCCAACACGACCCGTGGCAGGAGAAGGGAAGCCAGGTGCAaaaacagggagctgacacgggtgcccgtgtcagctaacacggcccgtgtcaacAACCCTGGAAGAGGCGTGTTGGAGCCAGGGCATCAGTCAGCCAACACGGTTGgtcgtgttgcctgacacggccagtgttggcttggacacctcattttctattttttcatgTGTTTTGGCATTGCTGATCCCGGAGGGCATTATGGACATTTGCTACATCAAATATTTGATCAGGAACTATTTAGGGGACTTTTGGAGATTGAGAATGAAAACTTTTTACACGATAGATTGAAGTGATCAAGAGTTGCGGAGAACGAAGGTCCTTCAAGAGCGGATGCTATTGAAGATCAACGGGATTCCCTTATTCTTGTATTGTCTAAATTTTACattgtatcttatttgaataatatgagtggctaaaccccccaatgtcaagggggtgtccctgaattgatcgtGTAATGACTCTGAATTGATAATTTCCTTAATATGATGTTTGTTTGTCAATTTCATTGTGCAATGTTTTTAATGCTTTCATTATCAGAAAAATAAGGATTGTTATATGGTTAATAATTTGCgggattgcaattgttaaggtttttgcACAGTGAAACTGtaatagatatcacctaggactagggataccctatggttaccggtTATATATCGTTATTTCAAAAGGCTTGGTTTCATTTTAATCGCCTAAGGACTTAGAGATTAGAATGAATAACCAAAGGTTTCCCTCTTAGGTCTTAGAGGAAACAATTTTAAGATCCGGTAATTGCAATTTTGAACTGTTTAAGAAGATATACATTCAAGGTCATTACAGGAGATATTCATACACCATCATTGGCATAATATTATAAATTATTAAAAAGAATTATTCTGCTTCCATTTCTCATTCCAAATTACTATGACTTATTACAAACCCCCGATTATTTGTTTTATTCAATTGAATCATAATTTAAGCTCATATTGTTACGCAGTCCTCGAGATTGATATTTGGGAAACatccctattattactacatcggtaaaatagtacacttgctctttttctgatcaagtttttggcgccgttgtcggggactgccaaatataaagtttaaattatttcaattgaaattttgttgctctgcaactaaaatttattttccgttattttaataatttatttcGATTAATATAAAATAATTTGTGTATGATATTTGTATGCAAGGTAAGGCATCAgttgattttccttttgacgcagaaatcGAAAGAACTTTGCGGGCAAGACTCATGCAAGCTCAATTGGCAAGACTGGAATCATAAGAAGAACAACCTTCCATTCATTCAGGTTCAGATTCAGGTTCAGAGAGAGAGATCAAAATAATGGGGGAGAATCCACTGCCATCAGAAAGACTGTTGGGTGACTacggaggtgcaaatgcaccaaccaacagattaacaattgtcaaccaaccagtgaaTGTGGCTAATTTCTAGTTACATCCTAGTACTATTAATCAACTTGAAAGGAATCATTTCACCGGAAAGgtaaatgaagatgcaaacaagcatttgcagaggtttctgaccatgggcaacactctaaaaattgatggtcacaccgAAGAAGCTAAGAAGTtgagaatgttcccgttcacctTAGCGGAAGAAGCCGACAAATGGTTCTATTCTCTACCAACCGGTAGCATTACATCTTGGGAAGAAATGGAAAAAGCCttcctgaatgagtattttccagcgtCGGTTTTTCTGAGGAAGAGGTATGAAATTATGAATTTTAAGCAGAAGGACGGGGAAACGTTGGGAGACGCctacaagagattcaagagagtcCTGGCAGcctgcccaactcataatatggatccaATAGAACATATGCAAATGTTTGTGAATGGTCTCAAAATAAAGACCAAATAGTTGATTGATACCGCAACCGGTGGCTCTACTAATTCCTCAACAGCCACcggtatcaagaagatcattgaagcTATTGCTGCTAATGAGCACTTGGAGTTGTACGATAGATGTCAAAGTAAACCAGAAGGGGTTATCGATTTAAAGTTGGAAACCAATAAAATCCGTATCGAAGATACTATAGTTGCGGAAGTTAAGAAGAAGCTGAAggcgatgaatataggtacccaACAGGTGGCACAAGTCCAACCTGCTCCTATTGTCTGTTGTGAGATTTGTAATGGTCTGCACCAAACGGTGTATTGTTTTACAACTCCTCAACAAGTTGAGGAAATCAAATTTGTGAAGCAGAATAATCACTATTCTAACACGTATAATCcgggttggaagaatcatcccaacttctcATGGAAAGACCAGAAAGGGAACGCTCCTCAACACGGTCAAtaccaaactcaatatcaacaacatcagcaacaacaaGCCCATAAGAAAGCTGattgggagattgccattgaaagAATGGTAGCTCATAATGTTAAATTCCAAGAAGAAACCcgaaacaatcagaaaaacaccaccgcaTCCATAAAGAATCTTGAAGTCTATATGGGTCAAATAGCACAGCAATTAGCCTCgagttctcaagcacaaggtgcTCTACCTAGTGCAACTGTGACAAATCCTAGAGAGCACAATAATTTGAGCGTCGTGACAACAAGAAGCGGTACATCTCATGAAGTACTTGAGGAGATGGCTGAAGAGAAATATCAATTGGTCAAAGTGGATCttgagatcaaagaaaatgaagCTGTGAGGGAAGAAGTGGTTGCACCGAAACCAGCGGTGCAAGAAAAAGTCACTGAGCCTAAGCCGGTCATTAAGCTTCCTTTTCCCACCAGAAACAAGAAAAAGGGGcaacatgagaaaaactttgagaagtaTATAGAGTTGTTCAATAAGCTAGAAATTAACATTCCTCTTTTGGAAG from Lathyrus oleraceus cultivar Zhongwan6 chromosome 1, CAAS_Psat_ZW6_1.0, whole genome shotgun sequence includes:
- the LOC127098426 gene encoding uncharacterized protein LOC127098426 — protein: MSGPLGNPNRCKQEYPRTRQGNLTFRARRKKKFDGTIALTQPPVLPNTTRGRRREARKIRIVIWLIICGIAIVKVRHQLIFLLTQKSKELCGQDSCKLNWQDWNHKKNNLPFIQVQIQLHPSTINQLERNHFTGKLIDTATGGSTNSSTATGIKKIIEAIAANEHLELYDRCQSKPEGVIDLKLETNKIRIEDTIVAEVKKKLKAMNIGTQQVAQVQPAPIVCCEICNGLHQTVYCFTTPQQVEEIKFVKQNNHYSNTYNPGWKNHPNFSWKDQKGNAPQHGQYQTQYQQHQQQQAHKKADWEIAIERMVAHNVKFQEETRNNQKNTTASIKNLEVYMGQIAQQLASSSQAQGALPSATVTNPREHNNLSVVTTRSGTSHEVLEEMAEEKYQLVKVDLEIKENEAVREEVVAPKPAVQEKVTEPKPVIKLPFPTRNKKKGQHEKNFEKYIELFNKLEINIPLLEALKQMPTYAKFMKDIISKRCTIDTNPIVLTETCNAIL